From a single Bacillus solimangrovi genomic region:
- a CDS encoding Crp/Fnr family transcriptional regulator: MRDILIRYIKRFTDFTEGELETIVSDVPIEEFKKGTILLEQGEVPVKCYFVLKGCVRQFSINEDGKENTFNFFTEEQPVNIFNQHTLDKASKYSLSCTEDCVLVVGDLSIEQQMYDKYSGLETMTRKLFEENIGEMHDNFAEFISSRPEERYQSLLNNRPDLITRVPQHQLASFLGITPESLSRIKRRL, encoded by the coding sequence ATGAGAGATATTCTAATTCGATATATTAAACGTTTTACAGACTTTACTGAAGGTGAATTAGAAACAATAGTTTCAGATGTACCGATTGAAGAATTTAAGAAAGGAACCATCCTGTTAGAACAAGGAGAGGTTCCAGTTAAGTGTTATTTTGTTTTGAAAGGATGCGTACGACAATTTTCGATCAATGAGGACGGTAAGGAGAATACTTTTAATTTTTTTACAGAAGAACAACCAGTGAATATTTTCAATCAACATACTCTAGACAAGGCTTCAAAATATTCCTTAAGCTGTACGGAAGATTGTGTACTTGTTGTTGGTGACTTATCGATTGAACAACAGATGTATGATAAGTATTCAGGACTTGAAACAATGACACGGAAGTTGTTTGAAGAGAACATCGGTGAAATGCACGATAATTTTGCTGAGTTTATCTCATCTCGTCCTGAAGAAAGGTATCAGTCATTACTTAACAATCGCCCCGATTTGATCACGCGTGTACCACAACATCAACTGGCAAGTTTTTTAGGGATAACACCTGAGTCACTTAGCCGTATAAAACGAAGATTATAG
- a CDS encoding nitroreductase family protein, with product MELNDVIHGHRSIREYEDKEVSQELLEKILDAGIRASSSGNMQPYSIIVTRDKELKKKLYSAHMDQSMVVDAPILLTFCADFNRMRKWLTLNDAPVHFDNYMSFMIGAIDATLVSQNCALAAENEGLGICYMGSTLANADQIGKLLNLPPNVVPIVGYSLGYPAENPAPRDRLPKHGLVHYDQYQDYSDDDIKAIYKDREEKGWKRYMDDPKLKEMTERLGLKNLAEVYTIAKYTKESHLEFSQTVLNYLESQNFMKNS from the coding sequence ATGGAGTTGAATGATGTTATTCATGGACACAGATCCATACGAGAATATGAAGATAAGGAAGTAAGCCAAGAATTATTAGAAAAAATATTAGATGCAGGTATTCGTGCATCTTCCAGTGGCAATATGCAACCTTACTCGATCATTGTCACAAGAGATAAAGAACTGAAGAAAAAATTATATTCTGCACATATGGATCAATCGATGGTTGTGGATGCACCTATTCTTTTAACGTTTTGTGCGGATTTTAATCGAATGAGAAAATGGTTGACGTTGAATGATGCACCTGTCCATTTCGATAATTATATGAGTTTTATGATCGGTGCCATTGATGCAACGTTGGTATCACAAAACTGTGCTTTAGCAGCAGAAAATGAAGGGTTAGGAATTTGTTATATGGGCTCAACCCTCGCTAATGCTGATCAAATTGGGAAACTATTAAATTTACCACCAAACGTCGTACCGATTGTAGGATATTCATTAGGGTATCCAGCAGAAAATCCTGCTCCACGTGATCGACTACCAAAGCATGGACTTGTTCATTATGATCAGTATCAAGATTATTCAGATGATGATATTAAGGCTATTTATAAAGATAGAGAAGAAAAGGGTTGGAAGCGTTATATGGATGACCCTAAGCTTAAGGAAATGACAGAACGATTAGGATTAAAAAACCTGGCTGAAGTCTATACGATTGCGAAATATACGAAAGAATCTCACCTTGAATTTTCGCAAACTGTACTGAATTACTTAGAAAGTCAGAATTTCATGAAGAATAGTTAA
- a CDS encoding AAA family ATPase has protein sequence MKRMIIKEIKLVSFLEEKAKKVTFHPNITVIKGDNHTGKSSLIKSIYWTFGADPKDLHPKWKNANVISLVKFSLDGKTYSILRKERFFAVFDDEMNVIDTFNGITNGIGPFIAQLFNYKMVLNNSKGESLIPPPAYFLLPFYIDQDISWNKNWESFDRLSQFSNWRNDVVNYHTGIRPNEYYEINAAIRNYKKEISALENERKISSNFISKISNQIKEEVVAIDTVQFKKEIDELLSLYDVLNKKGSKLKQKILELENHKIHIEQQIKIVNSTIAELKDDFEFAMEQTDSVECPTCGNIYENSFAERFAIAKDEDTCKELLLSLNSDLKKIVESIQSEYKSYDKNNHEQEKIKGILSKKQGAVKLKDIILNEGKREMNLLMEEEISSLNNEIYNNEQQIEDLKEELKEFEDKKRQKEIRTKYFNLMQSNLMKLDVLTMSEKSYKTITSKIAETGSGKPRALLAYYFSILEVMKEFSTSVFCPIVIDSPNQQDQEKANLDKMLDFIIEKKPEGSQLILGLVEMNDISFEGKTLILNEKHSLLGKSEYPTISVEIKDLLEKCE, from the coding sequence ATGAAAAGAATGATAATAAAGGAAATAAAACTAGTGTCGTTTCTAGAGGAAAAGGCAAAGAAGGTAACATTTCATCCAAACATAACAGTGATAAAGGGAGATAACCATACTGGAAAATCGTCATTAATAAAAAGTATTTATTGGACATTTGGTGCTGACCCAAAGGACTTACATCCTAAATGGAAGAATGCAAATGTTATTTCTTTAGTTAAGTTTTCTCTTGATGGAAAAACTTATTCTATTCTTAGAAAAGAAAGGTTTTTCGCTGTTTTTGATGACGAAATGAATGTTATAGATACTTTTAATGGTATCACTAATGGCATTGGGCCTTTCATTGCCCAATTGTTTAACTATAAAATGGTTCTTAACAATAGTAAGGGAGAATCGCTTATCCCTCCTCCAGCTTATTTTCTTCTACCTTTTTACATTGACCAGGATATAAGCTGGAATAAGAATTGGGAGTCCTTTGATAGACTTTCTCAATTTAGTAATTGGAGAAATGATGTAGTAAATTATCATACTGGCATTAGACCGAATGAATATTATGAAATAAACGCAGCAATAAGAAACTATAAAAAAGAAATATCTGCATTGGAGAATGAAAGGAAAATCTCAAGCAACTTTATATCAAAAATTAGTAACCAAATAAAAGAGGAAGTTGTAGCTATTGACACAGTTCAATTTAAAAAAGAGATTGATGAGTTATTATCGCTTTATGATGTATTAAACAAAAAAGGTTCTAAGTTAAAACAGAAAATCTTAGAGTTAGAAAATCATAAGATACACATAGAACAGCAAATCAAAATAGTAAACAGCACTATAGCTGAATTAAAGGATGATTTTGAATTTGCAATGGAACAAACTGATTCTGTAGAGTGTCCGACGTGCGGTAATATTTATGAGAACTCATTTGCAGAGCGTTTTGCAATTGCAAAAGATGAAGATACTTGTAAAGAATTGTTATTAAGTCTGAATTCAGACTTAAAAAAAATTGTAGAAAGCATTCAATCTGAATACAAAAGTTATGATAAGAATAATCATGAGCAAGAAAAAATAAAGGGTATTCTCTCAAAAAAACAAGGAGCGGTAAAGCTAAAAGACATAATTTTAAATGAAGGTAAAAGAGAAATGAACTTACTTATGGAGGAAGAAATAAGTTCATTAAATAATGAAATATATAATAATGAGCAACAAATCGAGGATTTAAAAGAAGAATTAAAAGAATTCGAGGATAAGAAACGACAAAAAGAAATTAGAACAAAATACTTTAACTTAATGCAAAGTAATTTAATGAAGCTAGATGTATTAACAATGAGCGAAAAATCTTACAAAACAATCACTTCCAAAATAGCGGAGACTGGAAGTGGTAAACCTAGAGCATTATTAGCATATTATTTTAGTATTCTTGAAGTAATGAAGGAGTTCTCAACTTCAGTGTTCTGTCCAATAGTTATTGACTCCCCCAACCAACAAGACCAAGAAAAAGCAAACTTGGATAAGATGTTAGACTTTATAATAGAAAAAAAACCAGAAGGTTCACAATTAATTTTGGGTCTTGTTGAAATGAATGATATAAGTTTTGAAGGAAAAACTCTTATTTTGAATGAGAAACACAGCTTACTTGGAAAGAGTGAATATCCTACAATCTCTGTGGAGATAAAAGATTTATTGGAAAAATGTGAATGA
- the katG gene encoding catalase/peroxidase HPI, translating to MENNNYPDKKEHTAAAGGQCPVTHHKDSAITTTTAPRGTTNKDWWPNQLNLGILRQHDKKSNPMGEDFNYKEEFSKLDYDALKKDLHDLMTDSQDWWPADYGHYGPFFIRMSWHAAGTYRTADGRGGGSTGSQRFAPLNSWPDNVNLDKARRLLWPIKQKYGNKISWADLLVLTGNVALESMGLKTFGFGAGREDIWHPEEDMYWGSEKEWLADNRYSGDRELEQPLAAVQMGLIYVNPEGPNGEPNPLGSARDIRDTFGRMGMNDEETVALIAGGHTFGKAHGAGDASHVGDDPESATLESQGLGWMSTYKSGKGRDTISSGVEGAWTTNPTEWDNGYFDLLFGYEWELTKSPAGASQWAPVNMKEEHKAPDAEDPSIRVNTFMTTADMALRMDPDFEKISRSFYENPQEFADSFSRAWFKLLHRDMGPKERYWGPEVPEEQLIWQDPIPAVDYKLSEGEIADLKEKILNTELTVSELVKTAWASASTYRGSDMRGGANGARIRLAPQKDWEANEPKQLEKVLGVYVELQSNLDKKVSLADLIVLGGSAAIEKSATDAGFEVTVPFSPGRGDATTDQTDIENFDVLEPVSDGFRNYQKKEYSISPEEMLVDKAQLLDLTAPEMTVLLGGMRVLGANHGSTKQGVFTDSIGTLTNDFFVNLLDMGIEWKPAGFNQYEGRDRKTGEVVRTASRFDLVFGSNSVLRAIVEVYAQDDNKEKFVRDFVSAWVKVMDADRFDLK from the coding sequence ATGGAAAACAACAATTATCCTGACAAAAAAGAACACACAGCTGCAGCTGGGGGACAGTGTCCTGTAACTCATCACAAAGATAGTGCAATTACGACGACAACAGCTCCAAGAGGTACGACGAATAAAGACTGGTGGCCAAACCAATTGAATTTGGGCATTTTGCGCCAGCATGACAAGAAATCCAATCCAATGGGAGAAGACTTTAATTATAAAGAAGAATTTTCTAAGCTCGACTATGATGCCCTGAAGAAAGATCTACATGATCTAATGACAGACAGTCAGGATTGGTGGCCTGCTGATTACGGACATTATGGCCCATTTTTTATTCGTATGTCTTGGCATGCTGCGGGTACATACCGAACGGCTGACGGGCGCGGGGGCGGATCAACTGGATCGCAGCGCTTTGCACCTCTGAACAGCTGGCCAGATAATGTCAATCTTGATAAGGCCCGCCGACTGTTATGGCCGATTAAACAAAAGTATGGAAACAAGATTTCTTGGGCGGATCTACTAGTGTTAACTGGTAACGTCGCACTTGAATCAATGGGCTTAAAAACGTTTGGTTTTGGTGCAGGACGTGAAGACATTTGGCATCCAGAGGAAGATATGTATTGGGGTTCAGAGAAGGAATGGTTAGCTGACAACAGGTATTCCGGCGATCGTGAGCTTGAACAACCACTTGCTGCTGTACAAATGGGTCTCATCTATGTAAATCCAGAAGGTCCGAACGGAGAACCTAATCCACTAGGAAGTGCCCGTGATATTCGCGATACATTCGGACGTATGGGCATGAATGATGAAGAAACGGTAGCACTTATCGCTGGTGGACACACATTCGGTAAGGCACATGGTGCAGGTGACGCATCTCACGTAGGCGACGATCCAGAATCTGCAACACTTGAATCACAAGGGTTAGGCTGGATGAGCACATATAAGAGTGGAAAAGGTCGTGACACAATTTCAAGTGGTGTCGAAGGTGCTTGGACAACGAACCCAACTGAATGGGATAACGGCTACTTCGATTTACTATTCGGGTATGAGTGGGAGTTGACGAAAAGTCCTGCAGGCGCTTCACAATGGGCACCGGTTAATATGAAAGAAGAGCATAAGGCCCCGGACGCTGAAGATCCATCCATCCGTGTAAACACATTTATGACAACGGCGGATATGGCCTTACGTATGGATCCTGATTTTGAAAAAATTTCTCGCAGTTTCTATGAGAATCCGCAAGAGTTTGCGGATTCATTCTCGCGTGCATGGTTTAAATTACTTCACCGCGATATGGGCCCTAAAGAAAGATATTGGGGTCCTGAGGTTCCAGAAGAACAATTAATATGGCAGGATCCGATTCCAGCAGTTGATTACAAACTATCTGAAGGCGAAATTGCTGACCTAAAAGAAAAAATCTTGAACACAGAGTTAACGGTGAGTGAGCTGGTAAAAACAGCTTGGGCTTCAGCTAGCACATATCGTGGCTCTGATATGCGCGGTGGTGCGAACGGAGCACGCATCCGTTTAGCTCCTCAAAAAGACTGGGAAGCAAACGAACCTAAACAGCTAGAAAAAGTCCTTGGTGTGTACGTAGAACTCCAAAGTAATCTCGACAAGAAAGTTAGCCTCGCTGATTTAATCGTACTAGGTGGAAGTGCTGCAATCGAAAAATCGGCAACGGATGCCGGCTTCGAAGTAACAGTTCCATTTTCTCCTGGTCGTGGCGACGCAACAACTGATCAAACTGATATAGAAAACTTTGATGTATTAGAGCCAGTTTCTGATGGGTTCCGTAACTACCAGAAGAAAGAATACTCAATCAGTCCAGAAGAAATGCTCGTTGACAAAGCACAATTACTAGATCTAACTGCACCAGAAATGACAGTCCTGCTCGGCGGTATGCGTGTCCTTGGTGCAAACCATGGTAGCACAAAACAAGGTGTATTCACCGACAGTATCGGTACCCTGACAAACGACTTCTTCGTAAACTTACTTGACATGGGCATTGAGTGGAAACCAGCAGGCTTTAACCAATATGAAGGTCGCGACCGTAAAACAGGTGAAGTCGTGCGTACAGCATCACGCTTTGACCTTGTGTTTGGTTCAAACTCAGTTCTTCGTGCGATTGTTGAAGTATATGCACAAGACGATAATAAAGAAAAATTTGTGCGTGACTTCGTCTCAGCTTGGGTAAAAGTAATGGATGCAGATCGTTTTGACTTGAAATAA
- a CDS encoding DUF4386 domain-containing protein — translation MGTLQRNTNPIRQSALIAGISLLIMTISAAFSYGYVHSSLIISGDSLATFNKLQANISLFRAGIFGWLVIIITDILVSWAFYIYLKPIHQGYSLVAAWLRLMYTAILAIAVSSLLQAVEVVSYSTELFNQSSDTISSQVMISVLTFESVWTLGLILFGLHLLVVGIVVLKTKTVPKLISILLVIAGAGYMIIHLLYSFFPSLESMTSLLEMILSVPMIAGELGFGIWLLIKGGKTPSLK, via the coding sequence GTGGGGACTTTACAACGAAACACAAATCCAATTCGGCAATCAGCATTGATAGCGGGGATAAGCTTACTAATCATGACAATATCGGCTGCTTTCTCTTATGGCTATGTTCACAGTTCATTAATTATCAGTGGTGACTCGCTTGCAACGTTCAATAAACTCCAAGCTAATATAAGTTTATTTAGAGCAGGAATATTCGGGTGGCTCGTAATTATCATAACGGATATTCTCGTATCTTGGGCATTTTATATTTACCTTAAGCCTATTCATCAAGGCTATTCATTGGTAGCAGCATGGCTTCGACTAATGTATACTGCCATATTGGCAATCGCAGTTTCAAGCCTTCTGCAAGCTGTTGAGGTTGTCAGTTACAGCACTGAACTATTCAATCAATCCAGTGATACTATTTCTTCACAAGTTATGATATCTGTACTAACATTTGAATCTGTGTGGACGTTAGGATTAATCTTGTTTGGGCTACACCTATTAGTAGTAGGTATTGTTGTATTAAAAACGAAAACTGTCCCAAAACTTATAAGTATCCTACTCGTAATCGCAGGTGCAGGTTATATGATTATCCATCTTTTATATAGCTTTTTCCCAAGCTTAGAAAGCATGACCTCATTGTTAGAAATGATTTTAAGTGTTCCAATGATTGCTGGTGAACTAGGTTTTGGGATTTGGCTGTTAATTAAGGGTGGTAAAACACCTTCACTAAAATAA
- a CDS encoding glycosyltransferase produces MPTTMHLNLRLDQTQYIPQIREIPGYDYIHLIRQPKYIIDPWLLNEKVYYLNEILSPHKYVKQNKVSLLHAHHGQLGLLLLPFKEETKLPLVTSIRGVDATLAEGRVGYYENMKILFEKGECFYPVCQYLADRINNWGCPAEKIKVLYGGVDLNQFTYTPPQQRNTQNILSMGRLVEKKGHHVLMQAFQKIKTKFPHATLTIIGRGELEEPLKLLATQLNLGESFRLLKHIPKDQVQQEMAKADLFCAASLEAADGNVEGIPNTIKEAMATGLPIISTTHAGIPELVTNNTDGILVEENNVNQLAEALVFMLENRNLWEQYTSAARQKVERNFNQINQLQQQAKFYDELLGGK; encoded by the coding sequence ATGCCTACAACCATGCATTTAAACTTAAGATTGGACCAAACTCAATACATTCCTCAAATAAGGGAAATACCGGGATATGATTATATCCATTTGATTCGACAGCCTAAGTATATAATCGATCCGTGGCTTTTAAATGAGAAAGTGTATTACCTTAATGAGATCTTATCACCACATAAATACGTCAAACAAAATAAAGTCTCTCTATTACATGCACACCATGGTCAATTGGGATTATTATTACTTCCATTTAAGGAAGAAACAAAATTACCTTTAGTAACGAGCATACGAGGAGTTGATGCTACTCTTGCCGAAGGACGAGTCGGTTATTACGAAAACATGAAGATACTTTTTGAAAAAGGAGAATGTTTTTACCCTGTTTGTCAGTATTTAGCCGATAGAATTAACAATTGGGGGTGTCCAGCAGAAAAAATTAAAGTTTTATATGGTGGCGTCGACCTCAATCAATTCACATACACACCTCCACAGCAAAGAAATACTCAAAATATTCTATCCATGGGAAGGCTTGTTGAGAAGAAAGGACACCATGTCTTAATGCAAGCTTTTCAAAAGATCAAAACCAAGTTCCCTCATGCTACATTAACTATTATTGGTAGAGGAGAGCTTGAAGAACCTTTAAAACTATTAGCAACTCAACTTAATTTAGGAGAATCGTTCCGGTTATTAAAGCATATTCCTAAGGATCAAGTCCAACAAGAAATGGCTAAGGCAGACTTATTTTGCGCTGCAAGCTTAGAAGCAGCAGATGGAAATGTTGAAGGAATACCCAACACAATAAAAGAAGCAATGGCAACTGGCTTACCCATTATTTCTACTACCCATGCAGGAATTCCTGAATTAGTAACAAACAATACAGACGGAATATTAGTAGAAGAAAACAATGTGAATCAATTAGCTGAAGCTCTAGTATTCATGTTGGAAAATAGAAACCTTTGGGAGCAATATACGTCTGCAGCCCGTCAAAAGGTGGAACGAAACTTTAACCAAATTAATCAATTGCAACAACAAGCAAAATTCTATGATGAACTGTTAGGAGGGAAATGA
- a CDS encoding phospholipase D-like domain-containing protein — protein sequence MNFFSLHPNVYATGRPKGLIGMLENVWVSNHTPGEGTLYLISGFSNYNGGVRFYETFTEHINQGGRVIAILGGSTSQRLSSRQVVEELLNRGVEVHIINRKRILHAKLYGASNNSGESLVVSSGNFTGPGMSQNIEASLLLDNNTTQSMGFSWNDMISEMLNQNWHIHNMTNATDASPGWNLLYDERTTNLTLDETERVTLIVTLGHADTARIQAAPGTTAGQGTQYFWLSKDSYDFFPPLTIRNRRGTKATYSSLINMNYIDINYTDTQCRVTFEAENNFDFRLGTGKLRYTGVAESNDIAAITRVGDSDYELRIIKQGTPKYSQLDPYAVSFIGNRGKRFGYISNEEFGRIIGVTF from the coding sequence TTGAATTTTTTCTCTTTACATCCAAACGTTTATGCAACTGGAAGACCAAAAGGATTAATAGGAATGCTTGAAAATGTATGGGTCTCTAATCACACTCCTGGAGAGGGTACCCTTTATTTAATATCGGGATTTTCCAACTATAACGGTGGGGTTAGATTCTATGAAACCTTTACAGAGCACATAAACCAAGGAGGAAGAGTTATTGCTATTTTGGGTGGAAGTACCTCCCAAAGACTTTCTAGTAGGCAAGTTGTTGAAGAGTTACTAAATAGAGGTGTAGAGGTACATATTATTAATAGAAAACGAATATTACATGCAAAATTATATGGAGCTAGTAATAATTCAGGAGAATCTTTAGTAGTTTCATCTGGTAATTTTACTGGCCCTGGTATGTCCCAAAACATTGAAGCTTCTCTTCTTTTAGACAATAATACTACTCAATCAATGGGATTTTCGTGGAATGACATGATAAGTGAAATGCTGAATCAGAACTGGCATATTCATAATATGACTAACGCTACTGACGCATCTCCTGGCTGGAATCTACTTTATGATGAGCGTACAACAAACTTGACATTAGATGAAACCGAGAGAGTTACGTTAATTGTTACTTTAGGTCACGCTGATACAGCTAGAATACAAGCTGCGCCAGGCACTACTGCTGGTCAAGGAACACAGTATTTCTGGCTAAGTAAAGATAGTTATGACTTCTTCCCACCTTTGACTATTAGAAATCGACGTGGAACAAAAGCAACTTACTCTAGTTTAATAAATATGAATTATATTGACATCAATTATACAGATACTCAATGTAGAGTTACCTTTGAGGCTGAAAATAACTTTGATTTTAGACTTGGAACAGGGAAATTACGGTACACTGGAGTAGCAGAAAGTAACGATATTGCGGCAATAACACGTGTTGGTGACTCTGATTATGAACTAAGGATAATTAAACAAGGTACCCCTAAGTATTCTCAACTTGACCCTTATGCAGTCAGTTTTATTGGTAACAGAGGGAAAAGATTTGGCTATATTTCTAATGAAGAATTTGGAAGGATTATTGGGGTTACCTTTTAA
- a CDS encoding dsDNA nuclease domain-containing protein: MDKLKDSFVKPRDISGPRSSNRFDYQKDWAILKMMEMYEVEEDFLLVMDYYDDVVVYDSASDPENVSFFQIKTSSKNWTLNSLTKRKPGAEGPSLSILGKMYECKMQFPEHTLSLNFISNYTYNLKLLSGEKSITKKKICLSELEEVTIAEIIRKVIDEHQLKDNPDFVELTFFEVSELLVDNRETYLKGKLSEFIEKQNPDSKYKVSVIYDAIFSEVKVKNNYESDISSFEELAKHKGISREQFKEHIQMFSTDDEEQERWKFINDSLLQENMPFSDRLKIKQAWDDYRVDKMNYANLKLRNTITIISKMIETYKEKQIINLQNDLLKPVYNEYISKESNSFYSEYYIKVIILMEFSK, translated from the coding sequence ATGGATAAACTAAAAGACTCATTTGTTAAGCCGAGAGACATTAGTGGTCCCCGTTCTTCAAATAGATTTGATTATCAAAAAGATTGGGCTATTTTAAAGATGATGGAAATGTATGAAGTTGAAGAAGACTTCTTACTAGTTATGGACTATTACGATGATGTAGTTGTTTATGATTCAGCTTCAGACCCTGAAAACGTTTCCTTTTTTCAAATAAAAACAAGTTCAAAGAATTGGACTTTGAATTCTTTAACAAAAAGAAAACCAGGAGCGGAAGGACCTTCTTTGTCAATTTTAGGGAAAATGTATGAATGCAAGATGCAATTTCCAGAGCATACTTTATCACTTAATTTCATTTCGAATTACACTTATAATTTAAAATTATTAAGTGGAGAAAAGAGCATTACAAAGAAAAAAATTTGTCTTTCAGAGCTAGAAGAAGTAACCATCGCAGAAATTATCCGCAAGGTGATAGATGAGCATCAATTGAAAGATAACCCAGATTTTGTTGAATTAACGTTTTTTGAGGTATCCGAATTATTAGTAGATAATCGAGAAACTTATTTAAAGGGTAAATTATCAGAGTTTATTGAAAAACAAAATCCTGATTCAAAATATAAGGTTAGCGTTATTTACGATGCAATATTTAGTGAAGTGAAAGTAAAAAACAACTATGAAAGTGACATCTCTTCTTTCGAAGAATTAGCGAAGCATAAAGGAATTAGCCGAGAACAATTTAAAGAACATATTCAAATGTTCTCAACAGATGACGAAGAACAGGAGCGCTGGAAATTTATTAATGACTCCCTTTTGCAAGAAAACATGCCTTTTTCAGACCGGCTTAAAATAAAGCAGGCATGGGATGATTATAGAGTAGATAAGATGAATTATGCTAATTTAAAATTGAGAAATACAATCACTATTATCTCAAAAATGATAGAAACATATAAAGAAAAACAGATTATAAATTTACAAAATGATTTATTAAAGCCGGTATATAACGAATATATATCTAAGGAATCCAATTCATTTTATAGCGAATATTATATCAAGGTCATAATTTTAATGGAGTTTAGTAAATGA
- a CDS encoding alkaline phosphatase: MKKLKVIVASILISTSLVGFSSVQAEAEKNNSTEMKIAVKNEITKPKYVFLFIGDGMGMPQRSLTEYYKNAVIGDKNILSMHTLPVAADISTHSSNTLITDSGAAATSLSSGYKTYNGAIGMEDDKTIKPTIIEALEKEGFQTGLITSTRMTHATPASFASHEDSRSKANEIAKDYFESGVDFFAGGGYRHFVGKENDMGLKSKREDSGLIESFQDKGYTVFLSEKDTNKFLSKDITKDEKVLGLFSYSHIPYVIDRDEKAKEGKEYPSLDQMTGKGIEFLYNKGKDSGFFLMVEGGRIDHAAHANDALGVIEETLELDKAIDEALAFYEKHPNETLILVTADHETGGLTLGGRLGDYDNEGKTTQEYKLHLDKLVGNHSIEDVAQTKFAEEFNKDREAFLNYISNDFGLGELSEKELEILNKAMDDESDDNPNNDVGYYYTKTGLAIGEIVALRGNIGWTTEIHTGVRIPLSAVGAGAQYFNGYYDNAQVPIKLANLLGVKDKLAYTHDDSNDEYEGGANHSHEYHKHTDENEFRTE; the protein is encoded by the coding sequence ATGAAAAAATTAAAAGTAATAGTTGCTAGCATTCTAATTAGTACAAGTTTAGTTGGTTTTTCTTCAGTTCAAGCTGAGGCTGAAAAAAATAATAGTACAGAAATGAAAATTGCAGTTAAAAATGAGATTACGAAGCCCAAATATGTATTTCTATTTATCGGAGACGGTATGGGCATGCCTCAAAGAAGTTTAACAGAGTATTATAAAAATGCAGTTATAGGAGATAAAAATATATTATCAATGCATACTTTACCAGTTGCAGCTGATATTAGTACACACTCATCAAACACTCTAATTACTGATTCAGGAGCTGCGGCAACTTCATTATCAAGTGGGTACAAAACTTATAATGGTGCTATTGGAATGGAAGATGACAAAACAATTAAACCAACAATTATTGAAGCTTTAGAAAAAGAAGGGTTCCAAACTGGACTTATTACTTCAACTAGAATGACGCATGCAACACCAGCATCATTTGCAAGTCATGAAGATTCAAGAAGTAAAGCAAATGAAATTGCAAAGGATTATTTCGAGTCTGGTGTAGATTTCTTTGCAGGAGGAGGATACAGACATTTCGTTGGTAAAGAAAATGATATGGGTTTAAAATCAAAAAGAGAAGATTCTGGTTTAATTGAATCATTTCAAGATAAAGGTTACACGGTTTTCTTAAGTGAGAAGGATACGAATAAATTCTTATCTAAAGACATAACTAAAGATGAAAAAGTTTTAGGGCTGTTCTCTTATTCGCACATTCCATATGTGATTGATAGGGATGAGAAAGCGAAAGAAGGTAAAGAGTATCCTAGTTTAGATCAAATGACTGGAAAAGGTATTGAGTTTTTATATAACAAAGGAAAAGACAGTGGATTCTTCTTAATGGTAGAAGGAGGAAGAATTGATCATGCTGCTCACGCAAACGACGCTTTAGGTGTAATTGAAGAGACACTAGAACTGGATAAAGCAATTGATGAGGCTCTAGCATTCTATGAAAAGCATCCTAATGAAACTCTAATCTTAGTTACTGCTGACCATGAAACAGGAGGACTTACGTTAGGGGGAAGATTAGGAGATTATGATAATGAAGGGAAAACAACTCAAGAATACAAATTACATTTAGATAAATTAGTAGGAAATCATTCGATTGAAGACGTAGCTCAAACGAAATTTGCTGAAGAATTTAATAAGGATAGAGAAGCATTCTTAAATTATATAAGTAACGATTTCGGATTAGGCGAGTTAAGTGAAAAAGAATTAGAAATTTTAAATAAAGCTATGGATGATGAATCTGACGATAACCCTAACAATGATGTTGGTTATTACTATACAAAAACTGGTTTAGCAATTGGTGAAATTGTTGCTCTTAGAGGAAATATTGGGTGGACAACTGAAATCCACACAGGTGTAAGAATTCCTTTAAGTGCAGTAGGTGCAGGAGCTCAGTATTTTAATGGTTATTATGATAATGCTCAAGTACCTATAAAGTTAGCAAATTTATTAGGTGTAAAGGATAAGTTAGCGTATACTCACGATGATTCAAATGACGAATATGAAGGTGGGGCTAATCATAGTCATGAGTATCACAAACATACTGATGAAAATGAGTTTAGAACAGAGTAA